The Thermoplasma acidophilum DSM 1728 genome includes a window with the following:
- a CDS encoding carboxypeptidase-like regulatory domain-containing protein, translating to MSPKYIALVVLGIIIFSSIFTFANVGYPTGNPIHIKINKIPKQQIIFVNQSLNKYAVGLNSSYFIPSGNATIWVQGFLYNSSSGAKINDTQLTVAAGPYSTYCNVSSSGYYRFGILKTGKANIAFYVYGYNTVYHYFDFITSGTVWLNISLRPSEKYLVHGFTEYEGIIVPKADLYFVHGVSTAVESGSDGSYNVSLYNGTYVLAVYKPGFASNATPDMISVDGHDLAQNISLKPSGSRSIVISGYVKNQAGKLVSNATVFYDGFTAISNSNGFYTINVSAGFDILVATAPGYGYGNATFMAVANESDVNITLPVADPMLGGSMSSTNIPINQTYLNGSSAGVYYLKGRAFYNSSGRYIPLTATDIRFAVSIQGTGFYVLTKTNDLGYYNITVLYGGYYNFTAYAVGFHPYNFFVKIANKTTYHNLYFTPMPGSSYEVSLDMSNSSGRIPYNVSIYSNGILVGNFSFNGSGNVSLIGGNYTFSIYAPGYQEINVTRNVVSNTSIEETLNPVTSLGYGVSESTQLAVPVSGYPSTNSTFLYAERTINLDLRFMYHGSTVNSSEFEMFMTFDSTEYRYIGNTSNNGTDLMTLYYSGHYSMKFYFLKYKGDLIINLTGSGSATVDLSARTLYTLSFELYNYSIIFKLTNTSIPESVISLNANNFDIKPTLSDNGSRIFVNYTLPISNYTFRYDNISFVPYSYSTALRANTSISHGLVPYIIGVENESVASWHFSLYSNPGSAVSVSHSNMTVSLENAYLLGPGSYSFNAYLNTADRNPANTTIITLNSTQTTRIVVFNVTNVLKRFTSEKTWVQISGINAVEEFNITALSNSLVTGYIHNIEFIGLNISINNTVMYVNTSGVAVQVVSVNSDNLSLANLYIAQSTELQLVMHYKATNFTEYYREYLNGTIQEYMTNIEVT from the coding sequence TTGTCCCCTAAATATATCGCGCTGGTCGTATTGGGTATTATTATCTTTTCGTCAATATTTACATTCGCAAATGTGGGATACCCAACAGGTAATCCCATCCACATAAAGATAAATAAAATACCAAAACAGCAAATAATATTTGTTAATCAGAGCCTTAACAAGTACGCCGTTGGCCTCAATTCTTCCTACTTCATACCATCTGGCAACGCAACCATATGGGTTCAGGGATTTCTCTACAACAGTTCCTCAGGTGCAAAGATCAATGATACCCAGCTTACGGTTGCAGCCGGCCCGTATTCCACATATTGCAATGTATCATCGAGTGGCTACTACAGGTTCGGTATCCTCAAAACGGGAAAGGCCAACATCGCGTTTTACGTATACGGATACAATACAGTCTATCATTATTTTGACTTCATAACCTCTGGAACCGTCTGGTTAAACATCAGCTTGAGGCCGTCTGAAAAATACCTGGTTCATGGTTTTACCGAGTACGAGGGCATTATCGTACCGAAAGCTGATCTTTACTTCGTGCATGGAGTGAGCACCGCGGTTGAATCCGGATCCGATGGAAGCTACAATGTGAGTCTTTACAACGGCACATACGTTCTAGCTGTTTACAAGCCAGGCTTTGCAAGCAATGCCACACCAGATATGATAAGCGTCGATGGGCACGATCTTGCACAGAATATCAGCCTGAAGCCTTCCGGTTCCAGATCCATAGTTATATCAGGATATGTGAAGAATCAGGCCGGAAAACTGGTCAGCAACGCCACCGTTTTCTATGATGGTTTCACCGCTATTTCCAACAGCAACGGTTTTTACACGATAAACGTCAGCGCTGGCTTTGATATCCTGGTTGCAACCGCCCCAGGATATGGTTATGGCAATGCCACCTTCATGGCCGTTGCCAACGAATCTGATGTCAACATAACACTGCCCGTGGCTGATCCCATGCTCGGTGGATCGATGTCCTCCACAAATATCCCGATTAATCAGACGTATCTAAATGGAAGTTCAGCTGGAGTCTATTACCTTAAAGGAAGGGCCTTTTACAATTCAAGCGGAAGGTATATACCGCTTACCGCAACTGATATACGATTTGCAGTATCCATTCAGGGCACTGGATTCTATGTGCTGACCAAGACGAACGATCTTGGATATTACAATATAACCGTCCTGTATGGGGGCTATTACAATTTCACCGCCTATGCTGTCGGTTTCCATCCTTACAATTTCTTTGTTAAGATAGCGAACAAGACAACATACCATAATCTCTATTTCACACCAATGCCCGGATCATCCTACGAGGTATCCCTTGACATGTCGAATTCGAGTGGGCGGATTCCTTACAACGTTTCAATATACTCAAATGGCATTCTCGTAGGAAACTTCTCATTCAACGGATCTGGAAACGTCTCGCTTATTGGCGGGAACTACACATTCAGCATCTATGCCCCCGGATACCAGGAGATAAATGTTACGAGGAATGTGGTTTCCAATACAAGCATCGAGGAAACGCTAAATCCAGTCACATCTCTTGGATACGGCGTATCAGAGAGCACTCAATTAGCTGTCCCTGTCTCAGGGTATCCATCCACAAACAGTACGTTTTTATATGCAGAGCGCACAATTAATCTGGATCTCAGATTCATGTACCATGGATCTACCGTTAACTCTTCAGAATTCGAGATGTTCATGACTTTCGATTCAACGGAATATAGATACATTGGCAACACTAGCAACAACGGAACGGATCTGATGACGTTGTACTATTCAGGACATTATTCGATGAAGTTCTATTTCCTGAAATATAAGGGTGATCTGATCATAAATCTAACTGGTAGTGGGTCAGCCACAGTCGACTTATCAGCTAGGACGCTTTACACGCTGTCCTTTGAACTTTACAATTATTCAATAATCTTCAAGCTGACGAATACCAGCATCCCAGAATCTGTCATAAGTCTAAACGCCAACAATTTCGATATAAAACCAACCTTATCTGACAACGGCAGCAGGATATTCGTCAACTATACACTGCCTATATCGAACTACACCTTCAGATACGATAACATTTCGTTTGTTCCTTACAGCTATAGTACTGCACTTAGGGCGAATACAAGCATTTCACATGGCCTTGTCCCTTACATAATAGGGGTTGAGAACGAATCAGTGGCATCATGGCATTTCTCGCTATATTCTAATCCTGGATCTGCCGTGAGCGTTTCACATAGCAACATGACGGTATCTTTGGAAAACGCCTATCTTCTCGGCCCCGGTTCCTATTCATTCAATGCCTATCTCAATACTGCGGATCGCAATCCAGCCAATACAACCATTATCACCTTAAACAGCACCCAGACGACTAGGATAGTCGTATTCAACGTCACCAACGTTTTGAAGAGATTCACATCGGAGAAGACGTGGGTACAGATCTCTGGCATCAATGCGGTTGAAGAGTTCAACATAACGGCACTTTCGAACTCACTTGTAACCGGATACATACATAATATAGAATTTATAGGTCTTAACATATCCATAAACAATACGGTCATGTATGTAAACACGAGTGGTGTTGCAGTGCAGGTTGTATCGGTAAATTCGGATAATCTCTCCCTCGCCAACCTGTACATTGCTCAATCCACAGAATTGCAGCTTGTAATGCATTACAAAGCTACCAACTTTACGGAATATTATAGGGAATACCTGAACGGAACAATACAGGAGTACATGACAAACATAGAGGTGACGTAG
- a CDS encoding DUF5591 domain-containing protein, with amino-acid sequence MIEDQALFGYARYGKVDDVVYPSVIASGNGINYGDSDIEILGDRIPRQILYPAKIKQEILETDKLVIIPNGAELVRKPKDLVRIIMDIHSRYGFSKLIMISGISDPYSIPALVYLGISFFDSSILEMEGKMGYRFTPFGIEKADHDVSSENAIFISDMMHIIQRSISDGTLRELIEKAVISSKAAEMVRIADYSYYQDFESVFPVRTPYIKANTIEDLYRPDLIRYRNYISESYVKPDADIALILPCSAKKPYSRSKSHQKVIGALGNLRRFIHEVIVTSPIGIVPRDLEETYPARFYDIPVIGLWYEDEKIMMKRMMSSYMGRNRYRKVIAFIPEDLDFITEAIPYPHEVIEFKSSNLQRLREVIQREIAGGKAVNQKVAKYNSILRYQFGEWILPLVSGYTIRRNYNQDMIVKDGKILFVYNENLGKFTINKASADMFIKNGKFLVEIDDFKPTSNVYAMGVVDATEDIRQEDEVVLVHSGEVRGVGIAKMPARAMIELKKGIAVKVR; translated from the coding sequence ATGATTGAAGATCAGGCTCTCTTCGGATATGCCAGATACGGCAAGGTGGATGATGTCGTATACCCCTCCGTAATAGCATCCGGCAATGGTATAAATTATGGGGATAGCGATATAGAAATACTGGGAGACAGGATACCAAGGCAGATTCTTTATCCAGCAAAGATAAAACAGGAGATACTGGAAACAGACAAGCTGGTCATCATTCCCAACGGGGCTGAACTTGTTAGAAAACCAAAGGATCTTGTCAGGATCATAATGGACATACATTCAAGATATGGATTCTCCAAATTGATAATGATTTCAGGCATCAGTGATCCATACTCCATTCCAGCTTTGGTCTATCTAGGCATATCTTTTTTCGATAGCAGCATTCTTGAGATGGAGGGGAAGATGGGCTATCGCTTCACCCCTTTTGGCATCGAGAAGGCCGATCATGATGTTTCTTCTGAAAATGCGATATTCATATCTGATATGATGCATATAATACAGAGATCCATTTCTGATGGCACCCTGAGGGAGCTGATCGAAAAAGCCGTCATCTCAAGCAAGGCTGCCGAGATGGTCAGGATCGCAGATTATTCCTACTATCAGGACTTCGAGAGTGTTTTTCCCGTCAGAACACCATACATAAAGGCAAATACCATTGAGGATCTTTACAGGCCAGACCTGATCAGGTACAGAAATTACATTTCGGAATCATACGTGAAACCTGATGCAGATATTGCTCTAATACTCCCATGCTCGGCGAAAAAACCATATTCAAGATCAAAGAGCCACCAGAAGGTTATAGGCGCACTTGGCAATCTGAGAAGGTTCATCCATGAGGTAATAGTTACATCGCCCATAGGTATAGTCCCTAGGGATCTTGAAGAAACGTATCCTGCGAGATTTTACGATATACCGGTCATCGGGCTATGGTATGAGGATGAAAAGATCATGATGAAAAGAATGATGAGCAGCTATATGGGCCGGAACAGATACAGAAAGGTCATTGCGTTCATACCGGAAGATCTTGACTTTATAACGGAGGCCATACCATACCCGCACGAGGTCATAGAGTTCAAATCTTCCAATCTTCAGAGGTTAAGGGAGGTCATTCAGAGGGAAATTGCTGGAGGTAAGGCCGTGAATCAGAAGGTGGCCAAATACAATTCAATACTGCGTTACCAGTTTGGCGAATGGATATTGCCGCTGGTATCCGGATACACCATAAGGAGGAACTACAATCAGGATATGATAGTAAAGGATGGAAAGATCCTCTTCGTCTATAATGAGAATTTGGGAAAGTTCACCATAAACAAAGCGTCCGCTGATATGTTCATCAAGAACGGCAAATTTCTAGTGGAGATAGATGATTTCAAGCCAACATCAAACGTTTACGCCATGGGCGTTGTTGATGCCACTGAGGACATAAGGCAGGAGGACGAAGTTGTTCTGGTTCACAGCGGCGAAGTACGCGGTGTTGGCATAGCCAAGATGCCAGCCAGGGCCATGATAGAGCTGAAGAAGGGGATTGCCGTCAAGGTTCGCTGA
- a CDS encoding class I SAM-dependent methyltransferase, translating into MESISYLIPRRKADEVIKYLMRSGRIRKDLKIKKVGEFIAVPVNGEDPAIEFNVAHLDFEERRQENIKEMMKDLLSKEYGYHGNVPDRWVRYGNALFLNSPIEECVFKVMKRFLGIESVYVYHGIAGSERIPVVEFLYGRRGEVIHIENGIRFKFDPEKIMFSPGNTNERTRMRYMTFEGETVLDMFSGIGYFALPVAKYGNPMRIFACDINPDAIHYLKENAVINGVENIVVPILGDSRLSCPKGPFDSIIMGNFKSLMFLPGALERSKKNTRIILHHLVSQEDLGSYKYSIMSYTSSLGYLTAVEDSHIVKSYAPKMFHVSTTLRIL; encoded by the coding sequence ATGGAATCGATATCCTATCTGATCCCACGCAGAAAAGCGGACGAAGTGATAAAGTACCTAATGAGGTCAGGCAGGATAAGGAAAGATCTGAAGATAAAGAAGGTCGGAGAATTCATAGCTGTTCCTGTGAATGGGGAGGATCCAGCCATTGAGTTCAACGTCGCCCATCTTGACTTTGAGGAGAGAAGGCAAGAAAATATAAAGGAGATGATGAAGGATCTATTATCCAAAGAATACGGGTACCATGGCAATGTACCGGATAGATGGGTCAGATACGGCAATGCCCTATTTCTTAACAGTCCAATAGAGGAATGCGTATTCAAGGTGATGAAACGTTTCCTCGGCATAGAATCGGTGTACGTTTATCACGGTATAGCGGGATCGGAGAGGATACCCGTGGTGGAATTCCTCTACGGCAGGAGAGGCGAAGTAATCCATATTGAAAATGGAATCAGGTTCAAATTCGATCCGGAGAAGATAATGTTTTCGCCCGGCAATACCAACGAAAGAACGAGGATGCGATACATGACTTTTGAGGGAGAGACTGTACTCGATATGTTCAGTGGCATTGGATACTTCGCACTGCCTGTTGCTAAATATGGAAACCCAATGAGAATATTTGCATGCGATATAAACCCAGATGCCATACATTACCTGAAAGAGAACGCTGTTATTAACGGAGTTGAAAATATCGTTGTTCCCATACTCGGCGATTCCAGGCTGTCCTGCCCTAAAGGCCCATTTGATTCCATAATAATGGGCAATTTTAAATCGCTGATGTTTCTTCCAGGTGCACTCGAGAGATCAAAGAAGAATACACGGATAATACTGCATCATCTGGTATCTCAAGAGGATCTTGGCAGCTATAAATACAGTATAATGTCCTACACATCCTCATTGGGGTACCTAACCGCGGTTGAAGATTCGCATATCGTAAAATCATACGCTCCAAAGATGTTCCACGTTTCAACAACGCTGAGGATACTCTAG
- a CDS encoding LSM domain-containing protein: MVLMMPMKMLEESVNKRVSLLLKDNRVLEGVLTGFDEYMNMVLDDVDENSENVSRKLGTVVVRGSNVVRIVPK; this comes from the coding sequence ATGGTCTTGATGATGCCGATGAAGATGCTTGAGGAAAGTGTTAATAAAAGGGTTTCTTTGCTTCTGAAGGATAATAGAGTTCTTGAAGGCGTTCTCACAGGATTTGACGAATATATGAACATGGTGCTGGATGATGTTGACGAGAACAGCGAGAACGTTTCAAGAAAACTGGGTACCGTTGTTGTTAGAGGCAGCAACGTTGTCCGTATAGTTCCCAAGTGA
- a CDS encoding exosome complex RNA-binding protein Csl4 translates to MEGDKKVAFPGDIIATTEEYLPGRNTEEKNGEIVATKFGNIVRDDINLMISVDTGKKEFFLRKGDVVYGQVIKNDAHRYIVRVVGVFQRGTGLKEVDEEMQLSFGMSRRPQSDFVAVGDLIRGYVVRTGDMPEISINGNHYGVISAVCSRCRQPLVKKNITLYCENCQRTEIRKIADDYGSVDIFNYENRITHGSSHSEARRQN, encoded by the coding sequence ATGGAAGGAGATAAAAAAGTTGCTTTTCCCGGAGACATAATCGCCACAACTGAGGAGTATCTGCCAGGAAGGAATACAGAGGAGAAGAATGGGGAGATAGTAGCGACAAAGTTCGGAAACATAGTGCGGGATGATATAAACTTAATGATATCTGTAGATACGGGAAAGAAGGAGTTTTTCCTCAGGAAGGGCGATGTTGTATACGGGCAGGTTATCAAGAACGACGCTCACAGGTACATCGTAAGGGTTGTAGGGGTATTTCAGAGGGGAACTGGCCTGAAAGAAGTAGATGAGGAGATGCAGCTTTCCTTTGGCATGTCTAGGAGGCCACAGTCAGATTTCGTTGCAGTAGGTGATCTGATAAGGGGATATGTGGTACGAACTGGTGATATGCCTGAAATATCCATAAATGGCAACCACTACGGTGTTATAAGCGCTGTGTGCTCCAGATGCAGGCAACCGCTTGTGAAAAAGAACATAACATTATACTGTGAAAACTGCCAGCGCACTGAAATACGGAAAATTGCAGACGACTATGGCAGCGTAGATATATTCAATTATGAAAACAGGATAACCCATGGAAGTAGCCATAGCGAGGCCCGTAGGCAGAATTAA
- a CDS encoding ArsR family transcriptional regulator codes for MVSRIKVVNDPGELVSIFHAADSEVKRKLLLDLSTGWITLPVIEQKYGKEGRRALLYLDKIKMIETQWITGQNGPEKAYHTYYTNVQINIMGSLSELADIIYAATLSDEQLSEYEDKIKAMMKNGEGVFLGDVSDSLGISQTLIRGIVKRSSILEIRGYKIELVSGAE; via the coding sequence ATGGTAAGCAGAATAAAAGTTGTCAACGATCCCGGTGAACTGGTATCCATTTTCCACGCTGCTGATAGTGAGGTTAAGAGAAAGCTTCTGCTTGATCTTTCGACTGGCTGGATAACGCTCCCTGTTATAGAGCAGAAGTATGGAAAAGAAGGCAGAAGGGCCCTCCTATATCTTGATAAAATAAAGATGATCGAAACCCAGTGGATAACCGGACAGAACGGCCCTGAGAAGGCCTATCATACCTATTACACAAATGTCCAGATAAATATCATGGGATCACTCAGCGAACTTGCCGACATCATATATGCAGCGACACTCTCCGATGAGCAGCTCAGCGAATACGAGGATAAGATAAAGGCCATGATGAAGAATGGTGAAGGCGTGTTCCTCGGGGATGTTTCCGATTCACTTGGCATATCCCAGACCCTCATCAGGGGCATTGTAAAGAGGTCAAGCATACTCGAGATTAGAGGCTACAAAATTGAGCTGGTGTCTGGTGCTGAATGA
- a CDS encoding tRNA (cytidine(56)-2'-O)-methyltransferase, with amino-acid sequence MITVLRINHRPYRDKRITTHVALTARAFGASAILVDERDETLENTIRGVISNFGGSFSIKTGCNWIQEFKHFQGIRVHLTMYGRRINDVIDEIRNSGKDVMVLVGSEKVPIEAYEIADYNVSVTNQPISEVSALAIFLDRYFQGKEFEFEFRGRINVQPAERGKIVKIIPDEIECLDLLKKYGASEQLIEHVKAVEGLALKIAERCNADKRVIVAGSLLHDIGRTRTNGIDHAVAGAEILRSENIHDSVVSAVERHIGAGITREEAARLGLPEKDYVPETLEEMIVAQADNLFAGNKRLRLEEVLNIYRKRGLDSAAERIKELHRRISAIAGIDIDEIR; translated from the coding sequence ATGATAACCGTACTGCGGATAAATCACAGGCCGTACAGAGACAAAAGGATAACAACGCATGTTGCCCTGACTGCCAGGGCTTTCGGTGCATCAGCAATACTGGTTGATGAGAGGGATGAGACTCTCGAAAACACAATAAGAGGCGTGATCAGCAATTTCGGTGGCAGTTTCTCGATAAAAACCGGATGCAACTGGATTCAGGAATTCAAACATTTTCAGGGCATTCGCGTGCATTTAACAATGTATGGGCGCAGGATAAACGACGTGATCGATGAAATAAGAAACAGCGGAAAGGACGTGATGGTCCTCGTAGGATCGGAGAAGGTTCCGATTGAAGCATACGAGATAGCCGATTACAACGTATCCGTCACCAATCAGCCGATAAGCGAGGTCTCGGCCCTTGCGATATTTCTGGACAGATACTTCCAGGGAAAAGAGTTTGAATTTGAATTCAGGGGTAGGATCAACGTGCAGCCTGCTGAAAGGGGGAAGATAGTCAAGATCATACCGGACGAAATAGAGTGCCTGGATCTTCTTAAAAAATATGGTGCCAGTGAACAGCTAATCGAACATGTCAAGGCAGTTGAAGGCCTAGCCTTGAAGATAGCGGAGAGATGCAATGCAGATAAACGCGTGATTGTTGCAGGATCGCTCCTTCATGATATTGGAAGAACCAGAACAAACGGCATCGATCACGCGGTTGCAGGTGCTGAGATACTTCGATCAGAAAACATACATGATAGCGTTGTTTCGGCTGTGGAGAGACATATAGGAGCAGGTATAACCAGAGAGGAAGCGGCACGACTCGGCCTTCCTGAAAAGGATTACGTGCCCGAGACTCTTGAGGAGATGATAGTGGCGCAGGCAGACAATCTGTTTGCTGGAAACAAGAGGCTCAGACTTGAGGAAGTTTTGAATATCTATAGAAAGCGCGGCCTGGATTCCGCCGCCGAACGTATAAAGGAGCTTCACCGCAGGATCAGTGCAATAGCAGGTATCGATATCGATGAAATACGCTGA
- a CDS encoding pseudouridine synthase family protein, which yields MTNYAFKFGYEGSYFTGFQRGNGDHSVEDTIIDTLKASGFDYAIKAAARTDRYVSALSNVFSLETGRSPEAVAGLINSRIDHIYVHSYAEVPDDFNPRHCTFKTYRYYILRQDLDCISLDINLGKFIGTHDFRRFVRADSRNTVRTIINASCKNDNGLLYLEFSARSFLWNQIRTMVAFILDNIGVETDPFSTSERYPRVARAQNLLLWDIYYDGIEFRKVKKIPKKMQGVYENSIMNYILAENLMHRFGIA from the coding sequence ATGACGAATTATGCATTCAAATTTGGCTATGAGGGGTCCTATTTTACAGGGTTTCAGAGGGGGAATGGCGATCACAGCGTTGAAGATACTATCATTGATACGCTCAAGGCAAGCGGTTTCGACTACGCTATAAAAGCTGCGGCTAGAACTGATAGATACGTGTCAGCGCTTTCCAATGTCTTCAGTCTTGAGACAGGGAGATCTCCTGAGGCCGTGGCAGGCCTGATAAATTCAAGAATCGATCATATATACGTGCACTCCTATGCAGAGGTTCCAGACGATTTCAACCCAAGGCACTGCACCTTCAAAACCTACAGATACTATATATTGCGACAGGATTTAGATTGCATATCATTGGATATCAATCTGGGTAAATTCATCGGAACGCATGACTTCAGAAGGTTCGTGCGAGCAGACAGCAGGAACACTGTACGCACTATAATAAACGCTAGCTGCAAAAATGATAACGGTTTGCTCTATCTAGAATTCTCTGCTAGAAGTTTTCTATGGAATCAAATCAGGACCATGGTGGCCTTCATTCTGGACAATATCGGTGTGGAAACCGATCCGTTTTCCACATCTGAACGATATCCAAGGGTCGCGAGAGCACAGAACCTTCTGCTATGGGATATATATTATGATGGGATCGAGTTTAGGAAGGTGAAAAAAATTCCAAAGAAAATGCAGGGTGTATATGAAAACTCAATCATGAATTATATCCTTGCCGAGAATCTGATGCATAGATTTGGAATTGCGTAA
- a CDS encoding MFS transporter, with the protein MDYKPKAYSIIFARSLYALNWFDIAPALKYISIDLNINVIKIGLVTTSFYIGLALFQLVGGSLAHRIGNLVVSVTGLTILGLAGIFSGLSGNFIELSVSRFMAGAGSALFFSPALGIISDIVPVDRYGSYVSVYNGAFSFGAGTGIFAFGYLDTVSGWRISLVIGGALLLIADLAMFLMIRGGNTKVRRPMKELITAVKKPEIWILPVVTVGSAISETIMGQLFVYYLEEYRHFPAITASAAGSFFLFVGLPGGFISAYIIRRYSKKIQVASLLAVMGLIFFLVPFEVNIIEILTTLFAFSVLSIYGFSYLYMEASMINKSAVSFSLSIVNFVQMMISSAIPYLYTYAIYSISIMLAGICWA; encoded by the coding sequence ATGGACTACAAGCCAAAGGCCTACAGCATAATATTTGCAAGGTCGTTATACGCGCTCAATTGGTTTGACATCGCTCCCGCGCTTAAGTATATCTCCATTGACCTGAACATAAACGTCATAAAGATCGGACTTGTTACGACCTCGTTTTACATAGGTCTGGCGCTTTTTCAGCTTGTAGGCGGATCGCTCGCACACCGCATAGGGAACCTCGTTGTCTCGGTAACAGGGCTCACGATATTGGGCCTGGCGGGCATATTCTCAGGCCTTTCTGGCAATTTCATAGAGCTTTCGGTTTCAAGGTTCATGGCTGGGGCCGGATCCGCGCTCTTCTTTTCGCCCGCCCTAGGTATAATCTCAGATATAGTGCCCGTTGACAGGTATGGATCCTATGTGAGCGTATACAATGGGGCATTCAGTTTTGGAGCTGGAACCGGCATCTTTGCATTCGGCTATCTCGATACTGTCTCTGGATGGCGCATTTCACTGGTAATTGGTGGCGCATTGCTTCTGATAGCAGACCTAGCAATGTTTCTCATGATCAGGGGAGGCAACACAAAGGTAAGGAGACCGATGAAGGAACTCATAACTGCGGTGAAGAAACCAGAAATATGGATACTACCAGTTGTGACCGTTGGAAGCGCCATATCTGAAACCATAATGGGACAGCTCTTCGTTTATTACCTTGAAGAATACAGACATTTTCCAGCAATTACGGCCTCGGCTGCCGGATCCTTCTTCCTATTTGTTGGTCTTCCTGGAGGATTCATATCGGCCTATATAATCAGGAGATACAGCAAGAAGATCCAGGTAGCGTCGTTGCTTGCGGTCATGGGCCTCATATTCTTCCTAGTACCATTCGAGGTGAATATCATTGAAATACTGACCACACTCTTCGCCTTCAGTGTGCTATCCATATATGGATTTTCTTACCTGTACATGGAGGCCAGCATGATAAACAAATCTGCTGTGTCCTTCTCACTTTCAATAGTCAATTTTGTACAGATGATGATAAGTTCAGCTATACCATATCTCTATACATATGCAATATACAGCATATCGATAATGCTGGCTGGTATCTGCTGGGCGTAA
- a CDS encoding M20 family metallo-hydrolase: MDLISMPDRDFIVEVARRIIRIPAISPASGGEGEKDRADEIEKILRELGYNDYQRYDMKDEYGKIRSNIVIRAGKGEKVLWLVAHIDTVPVGDPALWTKPPFDVTVEGDRMYGRGTEDDGQAVFTALLILRDIKKNGLKQKMQFGVAFVADEEMGSKYGIQYLLEKDIFRKSDLIIVPDAGSEDGMTIEIAEKSILWIRFSVKGKQWHASMPVNAINAFREGSKFMIDLDRRLHEKFTVKDDLYNVPYSTFEPTKHEKNVDNVNTIPGTDTFYFDCRVLPQYSLDDVLKTVDEAISDFQAHSQARISYDLVQKEQAPKKTPEDSEVVVRLMESIKKKRGKTPKAIGIGGGTCAAFFRRLDIPAVVWFTTIEENAHRPDEFCLISHILMDRDVLEDVLVS, translated from the coding sequence ATGGATCTTATTTCAATGCCTGATAGGGATTTCATAGTTGAGGTAGCAAGGAGGATCATAAGAATACCCGCCATATCGCCGGCCTCAGGTGGAGAAGGTGAAAAGGATAGGGCAGATGAGATCGAGAAGATACTCAGGGAGCTTGGCTATAACGATTATCAGAGATACGATATGAAGGATGAGTATGGAAAGATCAGGTCTAACATTGTGATCAGGGCAGGAAAGGGTGAAAAGGTTCTCTGGCTCGTTGCGCATATAGATACCGTTCCGGTCGGAGATCCTGCACTTTGGACAAAGCCACCGTTCGATGTGACGGTAGAGGGAGACCGCATGTATGGCAGAGGAACCGAGGACGACGGTCAGGCGGTGTTCACTGCTCTATTAATCCTAAGGGATATCAAGAAAAATGGCCTCAAACAGAAGATGCAGTTCGGTGTAGCATTCGTAGCGGACGAGGAGATGGGAAGCAAATACGGAATCCAGTATCTGCTTGAGAAGGACATATTCAGAAAATCCGATCTCATAATTGTTCCGGACGCAGGAAGCGAGGATGGAATGACCATAGAGATTGCGGAGAAGAGCATACTCTGGATCCGCTTCAGCGTGAAGGGAAAGCAGTGGCACGCCAGCATGCCTGTCAATGCGATAAACGCCTTCAGAGAAGGTTCCAAATTCATGATCGATCTTGACCGCAGGCTGCACGAGAAGTTCACCGTAAAGGACGATCTTTACAACGTTCCTTACTCAACGTTTGAACCGACGAAGCACGAAAAAAACGTGGATAACGTGAACACGATACCAGGGACAGACACCTTCTACTTCGATTGCAGGGTTCTGCCGCAGTACAGCCTGGACGATGTTCTGAAGACAGTTGATGAAGCCATATCCGACTTCCAGGCCCACAGCCAGGCCAGGATATCGTACGATCTGGTGCAGAAGGAGCAGGCACCGAAGAAGACTCCTGAGGATTCTGAGGTTGTCGTTAGGCTGATGGAATCAATAAAGAAGAAGAGGGGAAAGACACCAAAGGCAATCGGAATAGGAGGCGGTACATGCGCAGCTTTCTTCAGAAGGCTTGACATACCAGCGGTGGTGTGGTTCACCACCATAGAGGAAAATGCACACAGGCCAGATGAATTCTGCCTCATATCACACATACTCATGGACAGGGACGTTCTAGAGGACGTTCTTGTCTCATAA